One stretch of Microvirga lotononidis DNA includes these proteins:
- a CDS encoding shikimate dehydrogenase: protein MTKAFVVGHPIKHSRSPLIHGYWLKQYGLEGSYERIDVAPVNFGEFLKGFRSQGFAGGNVTIPHKEAAFLGVERRTAQAERVGAVNTLWIEDGVLWGDNTDVPGFMANLDSTLGTGWEQDVDTALVLGAGGAARAVVAGVQDRPLKRIVVANRTLSKAEDLVRDLGSGSSVALAACALEAIPQAIPQARLIVNTTSLGMPGQPPLPVDLSRAPRDAIVADIVYVPLETPLLAAAAAQGLRTVDGLGMLLHQAVPGFRRWFGVTPKVTPELRALILADIERHR from the coding sequence ATGACGAAGGCCTTCGTCGTCGGCCATCCGATCAAGCATTCACGTTCGCCGCTGATCCACGGCTATTGGCTGAAGCAATACGGGCTCGAAGGCTCCTACGAGCGCATCGATGTGGCGCCTGTGAACTTCGGGGAATTTCTGAAAGGCTTCCGGTCCCAGGGCTTCGCCGGCGGCAACGTCACCATTCCGCACAAGGAGGCGGCTTTCCTGGGAGTCGAGCGCAGGACCGCGCAGGCGGAGCGCGTGGGAGCCGTGAACACCCTCTGGATCGAGGACGGCGTGCTCTGGGGCGACAACACGGATGTGCCCGGCTTCATGGCCAATCTCGACTCCACCTTGGGGACAGGCTGGGAACAGGATGTGGATACGGCCCTCGTGCTCGGCGCCGGTGGGGCGGCCCGTGCCGTGGTGGCGGGGGTCCAGGATCGGCCCCTGAAACGGATCGTCGTGGCGAACCGCACTCTGTCGAAGGCCGAGGATCTGGTGCGTGACCTCGGGTCCGGCAGTTCCGTCGCCTTGGCGGCCTGTGCCTTGGAGGCCATTCCGCAGGCAATCCCGCAGGCCCGGCTCATCGTCAACACCACGTCCCTCGGCATGCCGGGCCAGCCGCCACTGCCCGTCGATCTGTCCCGAGCGCCGCGCGACGCCATTGTCGCGGACATCGTCTATGTTCCGCTGGAAACCCCTCTCCTCGCGGCGGCCGCCGCGCAGGGTCTGAGAACCGTCGACGGACTGGGCATGCTGCTGCATCAGGCGGTGCCGGGCTTCCGGCGCTGGTTCGGCGTGACGCCGAAGGTGACACCGGAGCTTCGGGCGCTGATCCTGGCCGATATCGAGAGGCATCGATGA
- the coaE gene encoding dephospho-CoA kinase (Dephospho-CoA kinase (CoaE) performs the final step in coenzyme A biosynthesis.), which produces MTFVLGLTGSIGMGKSATADLFRRLGVPVHDADATVHRLYRGRAAPLIEKAFPGTVVDEAVDRTKLGAVVLGNPERMKQLEAIIHPLVRDEEENFLERVSAVSPVAVLDIPLLFETGGEARCDAVLVVTAPAFVQRDRVMARPGMTDEKFRAILAKQMPDADKRARAHFLVDTSRGFSSAEAQVRSILACLAGRPGRRHRF; this is translated from the coding sequence ATGACCTTCGTCCTCGGCCTCACCGGTTCCATCGGCATGGGAAAATCGGCCACGGCCGATCTTTTCCGCCGGCTCGGCGTGCCGGTTCACGATGCCGACGCCACCGTCCACAGGCTCTATCGCGGCCGCGCCGCCCCGCTGATCGAGAAAGCCTTTCCCGGCACCGTCGTGGACGAGGCCGTCGACCGGACGAAGCTGGGGGCGGTGGTGCTCGGCAATCCGGAGCGCATGAAGCAGCTCGAGGCGATCATCCACCCCCTGGTGCGGGACGAAGAGGAAAATTTTCTTGAGAGGGTCTCGGCTGTGTCGCCGGTCGCCGTCCTGGACATTCCCCTCCTGTTCGAAACGGGCGGCGAGGCGCGCTGCGACGCCGTTCTGGTGGTCACCGCGCCGGCTTTCGTCCAGCGCGACCGCGTCATGGCCCGCCCCGGCATGACGGACGAGAAATTTCGTGCCATCCTGGCCAAGCAGATGCCGGATGCCGACAAGCGGGCCCGGGCCCATTTTCTGGTCGATACCAGCCGCGGCTTTTCCTCCGCCGAGGCGCAGGTGCGATCGATCCTTGCCTGTCTCGCCGGTCGGCCCGGACGGCGTCACCGTTTTTGA
- the dnaQ gene encoding DNA polymerase III subunit epsilon: MLREIVLDTETTGTSHANGDRVIEIGCVELLNHIPTGKSYHVYINPECPVSPGAFAVHGLSDEFLKDKPVFAAVADEFAEFVRDARLVIHNAAFDIGFLNAEFARTGHAPFNLPDVIDTLSMARRKHPGAANNLDALCSRYGIDNSRRTKHGALLDAEILAEVYIELIGGRQVGFDLSLQPAARSAASRQAAAAARDARPRTLISRLTEAERAAHEAFIQQLGPNALWREYLGETTPEAS; this comes from the coding sequence ATGTTGCGTGAAATCGTTCTCGATACCGAAACCACCGGCACCAGCCATGCCAATGGCGACCGGGTCATCGAAATCGGCTGCGTCGAGCTGCTCAACCACATCCCGACGGGCAAGAGCTATCACGTCTACATCAATCCGGAATGCCCGGTCTCGCCCGGCGCCTTCGCGGTCCACGGGCTCTCCGACGAATTCCTCAAAGACAAGCCGGTCTTCGCAGCCGTTGCGGACGAATTCGCCGAGTTCGTCCGCGATGCGCGGCTCGTCATCCACAACGCCGCCTTCGATATCGGCTTCCTCAATGCGGAATTCGCCCGCACCGGGCATGCGCCATTCAACCTGCCCGACGTGATCGACACCCTCTCGATGGCGCGGCGCAAGCATCCGGGCGCGGCGAACAACCTCGATGCCCTCTGCTCGCGATACGGAATCGACAATTCCAGGCGCACCAAGCACGGCGCGCTCCTCGACGCGGAAATCCTGGCCGAGGTCTATATCGAGCTGATCGGCGGCCGGCAGGTCGGCTTCGACCTTTCGCTCCAGCCCGCCGCGCGGTCGGCCGCTTCCCGCCAGGCCGCCGCGGCGGCGCGCGACGCCCGGCCCCGTACCTTGATCTCGCGCCTGACCGAGGCCGAGCGCGCGGCCCACGAAGCCTTCATCCAGCAGCTCGGGCCCAATGCCCTCTGGCGCGAATATCTCGGAGAGACCACGCCGGAGGCGTCCTAA
- the secB gene encoding protein-export chaperone SecB, which yields MAENPANNGAPALNALAQYCKDFSFENPNAPRSLQQQSEGPQINLQVNVNAKQLAEADFEVDLTLEGDAKIGGKDVLFAFELTYSGVFRIQNIPQEQLHPVVMIECPRLLFPFARQIVADAVRNGGFPPLYIDPIDFVALYRQRAAEVQSQQNGNGPTLS from the coding sequence ATGGCCGAGAACCCGGCAAACAACGGAGCGCCCGCGCTCAACGCCCTTGCGCAGTACTGCAAGGACTTTTCCTTCGAGAACCCCAACGCCCCCCGTTCCCTGCAGCAGCAGTCGGAAGGCCCGCAGATCAACCTGCAGGTCAACGTGAACGCCAAGCAGCTGGCGGAAGCCGATTTCGAGGTCGACCTGACACTCGAGGGCGATGCCAAGATCGGCGGCAAGGACGTGCTGTTCGCCTTCGAGCTGACCTATTCGGGCGTGTTCCGGATCCAGAACATCCCGCAGGAGCAGCTGCACCCGGTGGTGATGATCGAGTGCCCGCGCCTGCTGTTCCCCTTCGCCCGTCAGATCGTGGCCGATGCGGTGCGCAACGGCGGCTTCCCGCCCCTCTACATCGACCCGATCGACTTCGTGGCCCTCTACCGTCAGCGCGCCGCCGAGGTGCAGTCCCAGCAGAACGGCAACGGTCCGACGCTGTCGTAA
- a CDS encoding Tim44/TimA family putative adaptor protein yields MQDSFDITTLIFIVLAVFVIWRLRSVLGQKTGNEQPPFDPMSRRDAPLRPGNAPAEPDHNVVRLPGTNGARPASEIPPAERWKGIAEPGTPTAQALDGIARVEPGFDAGEFLEGAKSAYEMIVTAFAQGDRKTLKDLLSRDVYEGFERAITERERRGETVETTFVSIDKAEMAGAELQGKTAQIVVRFLSKLITATRDASGTVVDGSPETVADVTDVWTFARTLGNRDPNWQLVATEAGQ; encoded by the coding sequence ATGCAGGATTCCTTCGACATCACGACCCTCATTTTCATCGTACTCGCTGTTTTCGTGATCTGGCGTCTGCGCTCCGTCCTGGGGCAGAAGACCGGCAACGAGCAACCGCCGTTCGACCCGATGTCGCGCCGGGATGCCCCCTTGCGCCCGGGCAATGCGCCGGCCGAGCCCGATCACAATGTGGTGCGTCTGCCCGGCACCAACGGAGCCCGTCCCGCGTCCGAAATTCCCCCGGCCGAGCGCTGGAAGGGCATCGCCGAGCCCGGCACGCCCACGGCCCAGGCCCTCGACGGCATCGCCCGCGTCGAGCCCGGCTTCGACGCGGGCGAATTCCTGGAGGGCGCCAAGTCGGCCTATGAGATGATCGTGACCGCCTTCGCCCAGGGCGACCGCAAGACCCTCAAGGATCTTCTCTCCCGCGACGTCTATGAAGGCTTCGAGAGGGCGATCACCGAGCGCGAGCGCCGTGGCGAGACGGTGGAGACCACTTTCGTGTCGATCGACAAGGCCGAGATGGCCGGCGCCGAGCTCCAGGGCAAGACGGCTCAGATCGTCGTGCGCTTCCTCTCCAAGCTCATCACGGCCACCCGCGACGCCTCCGGCACCGTGGTCGACGGCAGCCCCGAGACCGTGGCCGACGTCACCGACGTGTGGACCTTCGCCCGCACCCTCGGCAACCGCGATCCCAACTGGCAGCTCGTGGCGACCGAAGCGGGGCAATGA
- the mltA gene encoding murein transglycosylase A — translation MSTGAASALADQARLEPLPFQDLAGWEADDHDAAFRAFLRSCRALEASAAELRPAQAPQADLLAVCREALKTPDLGRAEARRFFETHFQPVAVTPRSGDGFLTGYYEPEFQGSRTPDATYRVPLLDRPADLVTIPQGETLPGLDKGLQAARRSKDGYEPYPDRAAIEEGALGTLARPIVYLREPGEAFIIHVQGSARIRLDDGSVMRVAYAGRNGRPYTSIGRLLVQRGEMDLETMTLEKLMGWLKSHPEPAKALMRQNQSYIFFREAGELAPEDGPIGGAGTPLVPGRSLAVDRSLWTYGLPVWLDGQLPLSLGEAEPLRRLMIAQDTGSAIVGPARGDFFFGSGEEAGRRAGLLRHAVRFVVLQPKSRS, via the coding sequence ATGTCCACTGGCGCAGCATCGGCGCTGGCCGACCAGGCGCGCCTTGAGCCCCTGCCCTTCCAGGATCTTGCCGGCTGGGAGGCGGACGATCACGACGCCGCCTTCCGGGCCTTTCTGCGCTCCTGCCGGGCTCTCGAGGCGAGCGCCGCCGAGCTGCGCCCGGCCCAGGCGCCGCAAGCGGACCTCCTGGCCGTCTGCCGCGAGGCCCTGAAGACGCCCGATCTCGGCCGAGCCGAGGCGAGGCGCTTCTTCGAGACCCATTTTCAGCCTGTTGCCGTGACGCCGCGCTCCGGGGACGGCTTCCTCACCGGCTATTACGAGCCAGAATTCCAGGGCTCGCGCACGCCGGACGCCACCTATCGGGTCCCCCTGCTCGACCGGCCCGCCGATCTCGTCACGATCCCGCAGGGCGAAACCCTGCCCGGCCTCGACAAGGGCCTCCAGGCGGCCCGGCGCAGCAAGGACGGCTACGAGCCCTATCCCGACCGCGCCGCCATCGAGGAAGGGGCCTTGGGGACGCTCGCCCGGCCCATCGTTTATCTGCGCGAGCCGGGCGAGGCCTTCATCATCCATGTCCAGGGCTCGGCCCGCATCCGCCTCGACGACGGCTCGGTGATGCGCGTGGCCTATGCCGGACGCAACGGCCGGCCTTACACCTCCATCGGCCGGCTCCTGGTGCAGCGGGGCGAGATGGATCTGGAGACCATGACGCTGGAGAAGCTCATGGGCTGGCTCAAGAGCCATCCGGAACCGGCCAAGGCCCTGATGCGGCAGAACCAATCCTACATCTTCTTCCGCGAGGCGGGCGAGCTTGCGCCCGAGGACGGTCCCATCGGTGGCGCCGGCACTCCGCTCGTGCCCGGCCGCAGCCTCGCCGTCGACCGGTCCCTGTGGACCTACGGCCTGCCCGTCTGGCTCGACGGGCAATTGCCCCTGAGCCTCGGGGAGGCCGAGCCCCTGCGGCGGCTGATGATCGCCCAGGATACGGGCTCGGCCATCGTCGGCCCGGCACGAGGGGATTTCTTCTTCGGCAGCGGCGAGGAGGCGGGGCGGCGCGCCGGTCTGCTCCGGCATGCCGTGCGATTCGTGGTCCTGCAGCCCAAATCCCGTTCATGA
- a CDS encoding Smr/MutS family protein, giving the protein MTKRSRTRQLSSEEKRLWSHVARHVKPMKGKRLPVEPEPEAKPATAPVPQVVAASPVLPSLPPPVKPALPPLAPVERKTLQALRRGRKEVDSVIDLHGMRQEEAHFALLRFLHRAQGSGYGLVLVITGKGGAAVAGGLFDERGVLRRMVPHWLRLPDLRHVVIGFEEASPQHGGSGALYVRLRRRRGAG; this is encoded by the coding sequence ATGACCAAGAGAAGCCGCACCCGCCAGCTCAGCTCCGAGGAGAAGCGGCTCTGGTCCCATGTGGCCAGGCACGTGAAGCCCATGAAGGGTAAGCGCCTCCCGGTCGAGCCGGAACCCGAGGCCAAGCCCGCCACGGCTCCCGTTCCTCAGGTTGTCGCGGCCTCCCCCGTCCTGCCCTCGCTCCCGCCTCCCGTGAAACCCGCCCTGCCCCCGCTTGCTCCGGTGGAGCGCAAGACCCTTCAGGCCCTGCGCCGGGGCCGCAAGGAAGTCGACAGCGTCATCGACCTGCATGGGATGCGCCAGGAAGAGGCGCATTTCGCCCTTCTGCGTTTCCTGCATCGGGCGCAGGGCTCCGGCTATGGTCTCGTCCTCGTGATCACCGGCAAGGGCGGCGCGGCCGTTGCCGGGGGCCTGTTCGACGAGCGAGGAGTGCTGCGCCGCATGGTGCCCCATTGGCTGCGCCTGCCCGACCTGCGCCACGTGGTGATCGGCTTCGAGGAGGCCTCTCCCCAGCACGGTGGATCCGGTGCACTCTATGTCAGGCTCCGCCGGCGGCGGGGCGCGGGATAA
- a CDS encoding helix-turn-helix domain-containing protein, whose amino-acid sequence MTPFGERVRQLRRERGRMLKDMASHLGVSSAYLSALERGERGKPTWALIQGVLQYFHIIWDEADELTRLADLSDPKVKIDTAGGDPKATLLANRLAREIQSLSESELEEMLAVLDRAQTRERRLPVPIQAVQDTV is encoded by the coding sequence ATGACTCCCTTCGGTGAACGGGTGCGGCAGCTGCGCCGGGAACGCGGGCGGATGTTGAAGGACATGGCCTCCCATCTCGGCGTGTCGAGCGCCTATCTCTCGGCCCTCGAGCGCGGCGAGCGCGGCAAGCCAACCTGGGCCCTCATCCAGGGCGTCCTGCAATATTTCCACATCATCTGGGACGAGGCCGACGAGCTGACGCGCCTCGCCGATCTCTCCGACCCCAAGGTGAAGATCGACACGGCGGGCGGCGACCCCAAGGCGACCCTGCTGGCCAACCGCCTCGCCCGCGAGATCCAGTCCCTGTCCGAAAGCGAGCTCGAGGAGATGCTGGCGGTTCTCGACAGGGCCCAGACCCGGGAGAGGCGTTTGCCCGTGCCCATCCAGGCGGTGCAGGACACGGTCTGA
- a CDS encoding adenosine kinase: MSQTRIDVLTLGNAIVDVLAHTDEAFLLQKKVHKGAMQLIDEARAEELYTDMGPAVIVSGGSGANTAAGAASFGVKAGFIGKVKNDETGKLFAHDLRAIDVHYDVNPAEDGPATARSFILVTPDGERTMNTYLGACQNLTPDDVNPETVRASSIVYLEGYLWDPPAAKEAFRKAVKIAHEAGNKVALTLSDAFCVDRYRDEFLGLMRDGSLDILFANIHELQSLYGTSDADTALAALREENVLGAITRSAEGALIVTRGETKAVPAFPVERVVDTTGAGDLFASGFLAGLVNNLDLVDCARLGGLAAAEIISHLGARPQANLRELAQQEGLLG, encoded by the coding sequence ATGTCCCAGACCCGCATCGACGTCCTCACCCTCGGCAACGCCATCGTTGACGTGCTCGCCCATACGGACGAGGCCTTCCTGCTCCAGAAGAAGGTGCACAAGGGCGCTATGCAGCTCATCGACGAGGCGCGCGCCGAGGAGCTGTACACCGACATGGGTCCGGCGGTGATCGTGTCGGGCGGCTCGGGCGCCAACACGGCGGCGGGCGCGGCCTCCTTCGGCGTGAAGGCCGGTTTCATCGGCAAGGTGAAGAACGACGAGACCGGCAAGCTCTTCGCCCACGATCTGAGGGCCATCGACGTCCACTACGACGTGAATCCCGCCGAGGACGGTCCCGCCACGGCGCGCAGCTTCATCCTGGTGACGCCGGACGGCGAGCGCACCATGAACACCTATCTAGGCGCGTGCCAGAACCTAACGCCCGACGACGTGAATCCGGAGACGGTGCGGGCTTCCAGCATCGTCTATCTCGAAGGCTATCTCTGGGATCCGCCGGCCGCCAAGGAGGCCTTCCGCAAGGCGGTGAAGATCGCCCACGAGGCCGGCAACAAGGTGGCGCTCACCCTGTCCGACGCCTTCTGCGTCGACCGCTACCGCGACGAGTTCTTAGGACTCATGCGCGACGGCAGCCTCGACATCCTCTTCGCCAACATCCACGAGCTGCAGAGCCTCTACGGCACCTCGGACGCCGATACCGCCCTGGCGGCGCTCCGTGAGGAGAACGTGCTCGGCGCCATCACCCGTTCGGCGGAGGGGGCCCTGATCGTGACCCGCGGCGAGACCAAGGCCGTCCCGGCTTTCCCGGTCGAGCGCGTCGTCGACACCACGGGCGCGGGCGACCTCTTCGCTTCGGGCTTCCTCGCAGGCCTCGTGAACAATCTCGACCTCGTCGATTGCGCCCGCCTCGGCGGCCTCGCCGCCGCCGAGATCATCAGCCACCTGGGCGCCCGCCCGCAGGCGAACCTGCGCGAGCTGGCGCAGCAGGAAGGGCTGCTGGGGTAA